From one Lolium rigidum isolate FL_2022 chromosome 4, APGP_CSIRO_Lrig_0.1, whole genome shotgun sequence genomic stretch:
- the LOC124649518 gene encoding non-specific lipid-transfer protein 4-like, producing MTMRPLIFLALAVLLAGVALEGGAEAAGECGKSSADRMALRMAPCISAADDPESAPTGSCCSAVHTIGKSPSCLCAVMLSGTAKMAGIKPEVAITIPKRCNIADRPVGYKCGDYTLP from the exons ATGACAATGAGGCCGCTCATCTTTCTTGCCTTGGCCGTCCTGCTCGCCGGTGTCGCACTGGAAGGGGGCGCTGAGGCTGCCGGCGAGTGCGGGAAGTCCTCCGCCGACCGGATGGCCCTGCGAATGGCGCCATGCATCTCGGCGGCAGACGACCCGGAGTCCGCACCGACGGGCAGCTGCTGCTCGGCGGTGCACACAATCGGCAAGAGCCCCAGCTGCCTATGCGCCGTCATGTTGTCCGGCACCGCCAAGATGGCCGGGATCAAGCCTGAGGTCGCAATCACCATCCCTAAGCGCTGCAACATTGCCGACCGCCCCGTCGGCTACAAGTGCGGAG ATTACACGCTTCCTTGA